From one Plantibacter flavus genomic stretch:
- a CDS encoding proline racemase family protein, which yields MKSSRMISAVDSHTEGMPTRVVTGGVGVIPGATMNEKRLHFMEHLDDLRLFLMNEPRGHAAMSGAILQPSTRADCDWGVVYIEVSGCLPMCGHGTIGVATVLVETGMVEVVEPVTTIRLDTPAGLVIARVDVSDGHADRVTIENVPSYVDRLDATIEVPGLGTVPYSLAFGGNFYAMVDLDDVGLPFDRDRQQDILDTGLRIMAAINEQAPPVHPEIAGLDHCHHVEFIAPGSDAVLSRHAMAIFPGWFDRSPCGTGTSARMAELWARGELPLDQDFVNESFIGSRFTGRLIAETSVAGRPAVIPTISGRAWVTGIGSYLLDPADPFPTGFQF from the coding sequence ATGAAGTCCTCCCGCATGATCAGTGCGGTCGACTCGCACACCGAGGGCATGCCGACCCGCGTCGTCACCGGCGGGGTCGGCGTGATCCCCGGCGCGACCATGAACGAGAAGCGCCTCCACTTCATGGAGCATCTCGACGACCTGCGGCTCTTCCTCATGAACGAGCCCCGCGGTCACGCGGCGATGAGCGGGGCGATCCTGCAGCCGTCCACGCGTGCGGACTGCGACTGGGGCGTCGTGTACATCGAGGTGTCCGGCTGCCTGCCGATGTGCGGGCACGGCACCATCGGGGTCGCGACGGTCCTCGTGGAGACCGGCATGGTGGAGGTGGTCGAGCCGGTCACGACGATCCGGCTCGACACCCCCGCCGGACTCGTGATCGCGCGGGTCGACGTCAGCGACGGGCACGCCGACCGTGTGACGATCGAGAACGTCCCGAGCTATGTCGACCGCCTCGACGCCACGATCGAGGTGCCGGGCCTCGGCACCGTGCCGTACAGCCTCGCGTTCGGCGGCAACTTCTACGCGATGGTCGACCTCGACGACGTGGGCCTGCCCTTCGACCGCGACCGTCAGCAGGACATCCTCGACACGGGCCTGCGGATCATGGCGGCGATCAACGAGCAGGCGCCGCCCGTGCACCCCGAGATCGCCGGCCTCGACCACTGCCACCACGTCGAGTTCATCGCGCCGGGATCCGACGCCGTGCTGTCCCGGCATGCGATGGCCATCTTCCCGGGGTGGTTCGACCGCTCGCCCTGCGGCACCGGAACCTCGGCCCGCATGGCCGAGCTCTGGGCCCGCGGTGAGCTGCCGCTCGACCAGGACTTCGTCAACGAGTCCTTCATCGGTAGCCGGTTCACCGGCCGGCTGATCGCCGAGACGTCGGTGGCCGGCCGGCCGGCCGTCATCCCGACCATCTCCGGTCGGGCCTGGGTCACCGGTATCGGCTCCTACCTCCTCGACCCCGCCGATCCGTTCCCGACCGGCTTCCAGTTCTGA
- a CDS encoding aldehyde dehydrogenase (NADP(+)) translates to MTTTPAPDAPIAETTHEQLEEVLRGAAAAAPAWAATPADARASALVAVADALQAHADELVPVGMVETGLAEARLRGELLRTAVQLRLFAETIVDGSYLDVRIDEADPDFALGARPELRRVLVPLGPVVNFAASNFPFAFSVAGGDTASILAAGCPVILKVHDGHPRLSLATAAVVEAALRASGAPDGVFQTIIGQEAGVVALQDERVRAGSFTGSLRAGRILADLAAARPVPIPFFGELGSVNPVFVTQTALDESATAIATGFVTSVAGSAGQLCTKPGFVYLPDGAGLDESIREAAAAVPEHRLLNDRITAGYQARRDTILGTDGVRIIAEGSLRVDEDGDGWATPTIIAVSLDALRAGRDALLDEAFGPLSILVEVPAGTALAPLVPEFCEGNLTATLHAGADETSDDLVELVQQLSAHAGRVLFGGWPTGVAVTPAMQHGGPWPATTNDSSTSVGTAAITRFLRPVAFQNMPDRFLPEVLRSSATGVPRTIAPAGESTHWGEAAQR, encoded by the coding sequence ATGACGACCACGCCAGCCCCCGACGCCCCCATCGCGGAGACCACCCACGAGCAGCTCGAGGAGGTCCTCCGGGGAGCCGCCGCGGCTGCACCCGCGTGGGCCGCGACGCCGGCGGACGCCCGTGCGAGTGCGCTCGTCGCCGTCGCCGACGCCCTGCAGGCCCACGCGGACGAGCTCGTCCCGGTCGGCATGGTCGAGACGGGGCTCGCCGAGGCCCGGCTCCGCGGCGAGCTCCTCCGCACCGCCGTGCAGCTGCGGTTGTTCGCGGAGACGATCGTCGACGGCTCTTACCTCGACGTCCGGATCGACGAGGCCGACCCGGATTTCGCGCTCGGCGCGCGCCCGGAACTCCGCCGCGTCCTCGTGCCGCTCGGCCCGGTCGTGAACTTCGCGGCGAGCAACTTCCCCTTCGCCTTCTCGGTCGCCGGTGGTGACACCGCGTCGATCCTCGCGGCCGGATGCCCGGTGATCCTCAAGGTGCACGACGGGCACCCGCGGCTCTCGCTCGCGACGGCGGCCGTCGTCGAGGCCGCGCTCCGGGCGTCCGGGGCTCCTGACGGCGTCTTCCAGACGATCATCGGCCAGGAGGCCGGCGTCGTCGCGCTGCAGGACGAGCGCGTCCGGGCCGGCTCCTTCACGGGCTCCCTCCGGGCGGGTCGGATCCTCGCCGACCTCGCGGCGGCACGCCCCGTCCCGATCCCGTTCTTCGGCGAGCTCGGCAGCGTCAACCCCGTGTTCGTGACGCAGACCGCCCTCGACGAGTCCGCAACGGCCATCGCGACGGGATTCGTCACGAGTGTCGCGGGCTCGGCGGGTCAGCTGTGCACGAAGCCCGGCTTCGTCTACCTGCCGGACGGCGCGGGGCTCGACGAGTCGATCCGTGAGGCTGCTGCCGCGGTCCCCGAGCACCGACTCCTGAACGACCGCATCACGGCCGGGTACCAGGCGAGGCGCGACACGATCCTCGGCACCGACGGTGTGCGGATCATCGCCGAGGGGTCGCTCCGGGTCGACGAGGACGGCGACGGCTGGGCGACCCCCACGATCATCGCCGTCTCACTCGACGCGCTGCGGGCCGGTCGGGACGCCCTGCTCGACGAGGCCTTCGGTCCGTTGTCGATCCTCGTCGAGGTCCCGGCCGGAACAGCGCTCGCACCGCTCGTGCCGGAGTTCTGCGAGGGCAATCTGACGGCCACCCTGCACGCCGGTGCCGACGAGACGAGCGACGACCTCGTGGAACTCGTCCAGCAGCTCTCGGCGCACGCCGGACGGGTGCTGTTCGGCGGTTGGCCCACCGGCGTCGCGGTCACGCCCGCCATGCAGCACGGCGGACCGTGGCCGGCGACGACGAACGACTCGAGCACCTCGGTGGGGACGGCCGCGATCACCCGTTTCCTGCGGCCGGTCGCGTTCCAGAACATGCCGGACCGGTTCCTGCCCGAGGTGCTGCGATCGTCGGCCACCGGCGTCCCGCGGACGATCGCACCCGCGGGCGAGTCGACGCACTGGGGCGAGGCGGCTCAGCGCTGA
- a CDS encoding EVE domain-containing protein has translation MAIRYWLGVIQRDHVVLGVRQGFVQINHGQRGGLDQMRESDGFVYYSPRVSTPDGAPLKAFTAIGRVSDDTVYQAAVPRPDGADWRPWRRSVDWYPDAVEAPIRPMLALLDFTSFTRNWGVQLRRGFLELSRHDFELIRTEMRPPHPDDRRFPTASR, from the coding sequence ATGGCGATCCGGTACTGGCTGGGCGTGATCCAGCGGGATCACGTCGTCCTCGGCGTCCGGCAGGGCTTCGTGCAGATCAACCACGGGCAGCGCGGTGGTCTCGACCAGATGCGCGAGTCCGACGGCTTCGTGTACTACTCGCCGAGGGTCAGCACCCCGGACGGCGCGCCGCTCAAGGCGTTCACCGCGATCGGGCGGGTCTCCGACGACACCGTCTACCAGGCGGCCGTGCCTCGACCGGACGGAGCCGATTGGCGGCCCTGGCGGCGGAGTGTCGACTGGTACCCGGACGCGGTCGAGGCGCCCATCCGTCCGATGCTCGCGCTCCTCGACTTCACGAGCTTCACCCGGAACTGGGGTGTCCAGCTCCGTCGGGGGTTCCTCGAGCTGAGTCGTCACGACTTCGAGCTCATCCGTACCGAGATGCGTCCGCCCCACCCCGACGACCGTCGCTTCCCCACCGCCTCCCGCTGA
- a CDS encoding 2-phosphosulfolactate phosphatase: MSTAAATPPPVHPPLAQTKYQVRFDWGVAGAGRVEAADVAVVVDVLHATTSVERRVSGGETVAVAELDDRGETAQIATLLADAGATVVAGCLRNRSAVADWIIAKQAELGRRTSIVVIAVGELDDTAETRFAVEDLFGAGAVIEALGLRGIDFTSPEAAAAAAAYEGLRNGVGHLLSASATAQQLAQAGATQHVQAAREVDVSSVVPVLDGAVFRA; the protein is encoded by the coding sequence GTGAGTACCGCAGCCGCCACCCCGCCGCCCGTCCACCCGCCGCTCGCCCAGACCAAGTACCAGGTCAGGTTCGACTGGGGCGTGGCAGGAGCTGGCCGGGTCGAGGCGGCGGACGTCGCGGTCGTCGTGGACGTGCTCCACGCGACGACCTCCGTCGAGCGGCGCGTGAGCGGTGGGGAGACCGTCGCCGTCGCCGAACTGGACGACCGCGGGGAGACGGCTCAGATCGCGACCCTGCTCGCCGACGCGGGTGCGACGGTCGTCGCCGGGTGCCTGCGCAACCGGTCGGCGGTCGCGGACTGGATCATCGCGAAGCAGGCCGAGCTCGGTCGGCGCACGAGCATCGTCGTCATCGCGGTCGGCGAACTCGACGACACGGCCGAGACCCGGTTCGCCGTCGAGGACCTCTTCGGGGCCGGTGCCGTGATCGAGGCGCTGGGGCTCCGCGGCATCGACTTCACCTCACCGGAGGCCGCTGCCGCCGCCGCCGCGTACGAGGGCCTGCGCAACGGCGTCGGGCACCTGCTGTCCGCGTCCGCCACCGCCCAGCAGCTCGCGCAGGCGGGTGCCACGCAGCACGTCCAGGCGGCACGCGAGGTCGACGTGTCAAGCGTCGTCCCGGTCCTGGACGGAGCCGTGTTCCGGGCGTAG
- a CDS encoding DUF427 domain-containing protein, translating to MRALLGTTVLAEAPESELIKIEGNWYFPPSSLNRERFVETDTQYHCPWKGDAQYWGVTDGGEVKPDVAWSYPTPYPTAFDRVGKDFSGYVAFGNEVQVVD from the coding sequence ATGCGCGCACTCCTCGGAACCACCGTCCTCGCCGAAGCCCCCGAATCGGAGCTCATCAAGATCGAGGGCAACTGGTACTTCCCGCCGTCGAGCCTCAACCGCGAGCGCTTCGTCGAGACCGACACCCAGTACCACTGCCCGTGGAAGGGCGACGCCCAGTACTGGGGCGTCACCGACGGCGGCGAGGTCAAGCCCGATGTGGCCTGGTCGTACCCGACCCCGTATCCGACCGCGTTCGACCGCGTCGGCAAGGACTTCTCCGGCTACGTCGCCTTCGGGAACGAGGTCCAGGTCGTCGACTGA
- a CDS encoding DinB family protein, giving the protein MADWGDRPQPPERGGERETIEGFLDLQRASIVWKARGLTDELAAKRLLPSITTVSGVIRHLADVERSWFREDMDGQSDVPARWTDDDPDGEWRVTAEDSLAEIIADYEAACAESREVASRYQLDDVCLGNDQRFTLRWIELHMIEETARHLGHVDVLREQLDGRTGE; this is encoded by the coding sequence ATGGCCGACTGGGGCGACCGCCCGCAGCCGCCTGAGCGCGGTGGGGAGCGCGAGACGATCGAGGGTTTCCTCGATCTGCAGCGCGCGAGCATCGTCTGGAAGGCGCGCGGACTCACCGACGAGCTCGCGGCCAAGCGGCTGCTGCCGAGCATCACGACGGTCTCGGGCGTCATCCGACACCTCGCCGATGTCGAGCGCAGCTGGTTCCGCGAGGACATGGACGGGCAGTCGGACGTCCCAGCGCGGTGGACCGACGACGATCCCGACGGCGAATGGCGCGTCACGGCCGAGGACAGCCTGGCCGAGATCATCGCCGACTACGAGGCGGCCTGTGCGGAGTCCCGCGAGGTGGCGTCGCGGTATCAGCTCGACGACGTCTGCCTCGGCAACGACCAGCGGTTCACACTGCGGTGGATCGAGCTCCACATGATCGAGGAGACGGCCCGGCATCTCGGGCACGTCGACGTCCTCCGCGAACAGCTCGACGGCCGCACGGGCGAGTAG
- a CDS encoding TspO/MBR family protein, whose protein sequence is MTGIDSPTTADRVRQIAVAVSAVLAIIGSYIGSGAAGGTQVQNAANGALSASSTPIAPDGPAFSIWSVIYLGLVAYAVWQFLPSQTTRERHRRLGYWVVASLLLNAAWILVVQAGFLILSVFVIVALLGVLARIFVIVLRTRPAGMVDAIITDGTMGLYLGWVCVATAANITAALVGSGIGSADGPAAGVWAIIVLAVAGAVGILLAVVGRGRIAPMLSLCWGLAWVAVGRFTGELLSTEAGVTALIVAVVVAVVTVVVRVSRGRDRAALVVD, encoded by the coding sequence ATGACCGGCATCGACTCACCCACCACCGCGGACCGCGTCCGGCAGATCGCCGTCGCCGTCAGCGCGGTCCTCGCGATCATCGGCTCCTACATCGGGTCGGGAGCCGCCGGGGGCACGCAGGTCCAGAACGCGGCGAACGGCGCGTTGAGCGCCTCGTCGACGCCGATCGCACCGGACGGACCTGCGTTCTCCATCTGGAGCGTCATCTACCTCGGGCTCGTCGCCTATGCGGTCTGGCAGTTCCTGCCCTCGCAGACGACCCGCGAGCGGCACCGTCGTCTCGGCTACTGGGTCGTGGCGAGCCTGTTGCTGAACGCGGCGTGGATCCTCGTGGTGCAGGCGGGCTTCCTGATCCTCAGCGTGTTCGTGATCGTCGCCCTCCTGGGTGTCCTGGCCCGCATCTTCGTCATCGTGCTCCGCACCAGGCCGGCCGGGATGGTCGACGCCATCATCACGGACGGCACGATGGGCCTCTACCTCGGGTGGGTGTGCGTCGCGACGGCGGCGAACATCACCGCGGCGCTCGTCGGATCCGGGATCGGGAGCGCGGACGGCCCGGCCGCCGGTGTCTGGGCGATTATCGTCCTCGCGGTCGCCGGCGCGGTCGGGATCCTGCTCGCGGTCGTCGGACGTGGGCGCATCGCCCCCATGCTGTCGCTCTGCTGGGGGCTGGCGTGGGTGGCCGTGGGCCGCTTCACCGGTGAACTGCTGTCGACCGAAGCGGGGGTCACGGCGCTGATCGTCGCGGTCGTGGTAGCCGTCGTCACCGTGGTCGTCCGCGTCTCACGGGGACGCGACCGAGCAGCGCTCGTGGTCGACTGA
- a CDS encoding DUF1697 domain-containing protein, translating to MTSTAVPADSWIALLRGVNVGGVTIRSADLAEVFRSAGFTGVRTVLASGNVVFDDPEHEPGETAHDARGALKRRIERALAEAFGYEAWIVLTHQHALADIVDAYPWTEADEVQPYVMFSSEQSSLDALFAFSAAAGEQPDRVAPGDGVLYWEVPKGSSTDTAFAKESSKARFKPYVTTRNLRTLRKLL from the coding sequence ATGACCAGCACCGCGGTTCCCGCCGACAGCTGGATCGCACTCCTGCGCGGGGTCAACGTCGGCGGCGTCACGATCCGCTCCGCGGACCTCGCCGAGGTGTTCCGATCGGCCGGGTTCACGGGAGTCCGCACCGTCCTCGCGAGCGGCAACGTCGTCTTCGACGACCCGGAGCACGAGCCCGGCGAGACGGCGCACGATGCACGCGGCGCGCTGAAACGGCGAATCGAGCGGGCGCTCGCGGAGGCCTTCGGCTACGAGGCGTGGATCGTGCTCACGCATCAGCACGCACTCGCCGACATCGTCGACGCCTACCCCTGGACGGAGGCCGACGAGGTCCAGCCGTACGTCATGTTCTCCTCCGAACAGAGCTCGCTCGACGCACTGTTCGCGTTCTCGGCGGCAGCCGGGGAGCAGCCCGACCGCGTCGCACCCGGCGACGGCGTCCTCTACTGGGAGGTCCCGAAGGGGTCGAGCACCGACACCGCCTTCGCGAAGGAGTCCTCGAAGGCCCGGTTCAAACCGTACGTCACCACGCGAAACCTGCGGACGCTGCGGAAGCTCCTCTGA
- a CDS encoding SprT-like domain-containing protein: protein MAELSRVTAWAQALIVLHLDPTVWTFGFDNAKRRAGLCNFTTKRITVSRYLAARYDDDEIHQILLHEVAHALAGARAGHGPKWRKVAEEIGYEGSRLHEGQTADELAPWVGTCPSGHVLYRHRRPSRATSCGKCSRSWDERFLLSWVHREVTPAMRRRAAAFDGSTQPEPGIGS from the coding sequence ATGGCAGAACTCAGTCGGGTCACGGCGTGGGCACAGGCGCTCATCGTGCTGCACCTCGACCCGACGGTCTGGACCTTCGGCTTCGACAACGCCAAGCGACGCGCCGGCCTGTGCAACTTCACGACGAAGCGCATCACCGTCTCGCGCTATCTCGCTGCACGCTACGACGACGACGAGATCCACCAGATCCTCCTCCACGAGGTCGCGCACGCCCTCGCCGGGGCGCGCGCCGGGCACGGACCCAAGTGGCGCAAGGTCGCCGAGGAGATCGGCTACGAGGGCTCGCGTCTCCACGAGGGCCAGACGGCCGACGAACTCGCCCCGTGGGTCGGCACCTGCCCCTCGGGCCATGTCCTCTACCGGCATCGGCGCCCGAGCCGGGCAACCTCGTGTGGCAAGTGCTCGCGTTCCTGGGACGAACGCTTCCTCCTCAGCTGGGTGCACCGGGAGGTCACGCCGGCCATGCGGCGTCGGGCGGCCGCGTTCGACGGCTCCACCCAGCCCGAGCCGGGCATCGGGTCATGA
- a CDS encoding PQQ-dependent sugar dehydrogenase, with the protein MATTQTPRRRGLRAPASLTTLLAATALALVACTDGEPRSPGTASLSPSPAPSASASTPTSAVPTGPVAPTGEATTVVGGLDAPWSMVRLVSGSTLVSQRDAGDILEVVSGGAVRQVGVVPGVAAGGEGGLLGLAALTPAGSETAGTWLYAYLTTSSDNRIVRFPLTGAAGSYALGGVEEVLVGIPRAGNHNGGRIAFGPDGMLYATTGDAGDRSLAQDVSSLGGKILRLTPDGAVPGDNPFPGSPVHSLGHRNPQGIAWDRDGGLWASEFGQNTWDELNRITPGGNYGWPVAEGIAGAQGMIDPVAQWATEDASPSGLAIIDDTIFMASLRGERLYGITDGVHVPAGSSALVGVIDAVPYLVGEFGRIRDVVAGPPGTAWILTNNTDGRGSPGTEDDRIVELPLAPLAAR; encoded by the coding sequence ATGGCCACCACGCAGACGCCGCGACGACGGGGCCTGCGTGCGCCCGCCTCGCTCACCACCCTGCTCGCCGCCACCGCCCTGGCGCTCGTGGCCTGCACCGACGGGGAGCCACGATCACCGGGTACGGCCTCCCTTTCCCCCTCCCCCGCGCCGAGTGCGTCCGCATCGACGCCCACATCCGCGGTTCCCACCGGGCCGGTCGCCCCGACCGGTGAGGCCACCACGGTCGTCGGCGGCCTGGACGCGCCCTGGTCGATGGTCCGACTCGTCTCGGGCAGCACGCTGGTGAGCCAGCGCGACGCGGGCGATATCCTCGAGGTCGTCAGCGGCGGCGCGGTGCGGCAGGTCGGCGTGGTCCCCGGGGTGGCCGCGGGAGGCGAGGGCGGGCTGCTCGGGCTCGCCGCCCTCACGCCGGCGGGATCGGAGACCGCGGGAACCTGGCTCTACGCCTACCTGACGACGTCGTCCGACAACCGGATCGTGCGGTTCCCGCTCACGGGAGCGGCAGGGTCGTACGCGCTCGGCGGCGTCGAGGAGGTCCTCGTCGGCATCCCCCGGGCCGGGAACCACAACGGCGGACGCATCGCGTTCGGACCGGACGGCATGCTCTACGCCACCACGGGTGACGCCGGTGACCGGAGCCTGGCCCAGGACGTGAGCAGCCTCGGCGGGAAGATCCTGCGGCTCACGCCCGACGGCGCGGTACCGGGCGACAACCCCTTCCCGGGGTCGCCCGTCCACTCCCTCGGCCATCGCAACCCGCAGGGCATCGCGTGGGATCGCGACGGCGGCCTGTGGGCGAGCGAATTCGGCCAGAACACCTGGGACGAGCTCAACCGGATCACCCCCGGTGGGAACTACGGCTGGCCGGTCGCCGAGGGCATCGCCGGAGCCCAGGGCATGATCGACCCGGTCGCGCAGTGGGCCACGGAGGACGCGAGCCCGAGCGGTCTCGCGATCATCGACGACACGATCTTCATGGCCTCGCTCCGCGGCGAGCGCCTGTACGGCATCACCGACGGCGTGCACGTCCCGGCGGGGAGCAGCGCGCTCGTGGGCGTGATCGACGCGGTGCCCTACCTCGTCGGCGAGTTCGGACGGATCCGCGACGTCGTCGCCGGCCCGCCGGGGACCGCCTGGATCCTCACGAACAACACCGACGGCCGGGGCTCGCCCGGAACCGAGGACGACCGGATCGTCGAACTCCCCCTCGCCCCGCTCGCGGCCCGCTGA
- a CDS encoding spermidine synthase yields MDEAQVRLGVSGYLARIEADRFVPGTYQLVVDGTPQSHVNLDQPEELFFEYIQRIGHIIDEIADPGQPITAVHLGAGALTLPRYVEATRPGSRQQVVELERELIDLVREHLPWSKRAQIRVRYGDAREIVAKLPPGLRGTVDLVVVDIFSGANTPAHVTSTEFYASAVELLSPTGVIVVNVADGRGLAFARGQAATLADSVSHVAALAETQILKGRRFGNVVLVGSNTALPLDFLPRLLAAGPHPAKAVAGAELRAFIAGAQVVTDTTAVPSPNPAQGIFQTKG; encoded by the coding sequence ATGGACGAGGCACAGGTACGACTCGGCGTCAGCGGATACCTGGCCAGGATCGAGGCCGACCGCTTCGTGCCGGGCACCTATCAGCTGGTGGTCGACGGCACGCCGCAGTCGCACGTCAACCTCGATCAGCCCGAGGAGCTCTTCTTCGAGTACATCCAGCGCATCGGTCACATCATCGACGAGATCGCCGATCCCGGTCAGCCGATCACGGCGGTACACCTCGGCGCCGGCGCGCTCACCCTCCCCCGCTACGTCGAGGCGACGAGGCCGGGCTCGCGGCAGCAGGTCGTCGAGCTCGAGCGCGAACTCATCGATCTCGTGCGCGAGCACCTCCCCTGGTCGAAGCGCGCCCAGATCCGCGTCCGCTACGGCGACGCCCGCGAGATCGTCGCGAAGCTGCCGCCGGGGCTCCGGGGCACCGTCGACCTCGTCGTCGTCGACATCTTCAGCGGCGCCAACACGCCGGCCCACGTCACGAGCACGGAGTTCTACGCCTCGGCGGTCGAGCTGCTGTCGCCGACCGGCGTCATCGTCGTGAACGTCGCCGACGGCCGCGGACTCGCCTTCGCCCGCGGACAGGCCGCGACGCTCGCCGACTCCGTGTCACACGTCGCCGCCCTCGCGGAGACGCAGATCCTCAAAGGCCGCCGCTTCGGGAACGTCGTCCTCGTCGGTTCGAACACCGCGCTCCCACTCGACTTCCTGCCGAGGCTCCTCGCGGCCGGACCCCACCCCGCCAAGGCGGTGGCTGGCGCCGAGCTGCGCGCCTTCATCGCGGGGGCACAGGTCGTCACGGACACGACCGCCGTCCCCTCCCCGAACCCCGCCCAGGGCATCTTCCAGACGAAGGGCTGA
- a CDS encoding LamB/YcsF family protein: protein MAQVDLNSDLGEVWRGVPTADDDAMFALITSANVACGFHAGDDASMRDAVRRSTAHGVSLGAHPSYRDEAGFGRRDQDVPAEVLEAEVLEQLRALQRAVDEVGEADGTAVGLAYVKPHGALYNRIAHDRVQARAVVRAVVTASEELGRPLPVLGMPGSVIGRETLAAGLRFVAEAFVDRGYRSDGSLVPRDTPGALVTDETAAARRAVSLVLDRRITSVDGAGVELDAVSLCVHGDTPGAVSLATAVRTALLDAGVALVAPW from the coding sequence GTGGCGCAGGTGGACCTCAACAGCGACCTCGGCGAGGTCTGGCGCGGCGTGCCGACCGCCGACGACGACGCCATGTTCGCCCTCATCACGAGCGCGAACGTCGCCTGCGGCTTCCACGCCGGGGACGACGCGTCCATGCGCGACGCCGTCCGCCGCTCGACGGCCCACGGGGTGTCGTTGGGAGCCCACCCCTCCTACCGGGACGAGGCGGGCTTCGGGCGCCGCGACCAGGACGTACCCGCCGAGGTGCTCGAAGCGGAGGTCTTGGAGCAGCTCCGCGCCCTGCAGCGAGCGGTCGACGAGGTCGGCGAAGCCGACGGGACCGCCGTGGGGCTCGCCTACGTGAAGCCGCACGGCGCCCTCTACAACCGGATCGCGCACGACCGGGTCCAGGCGCGGGCGGTCGTCCGCGCGGTGGTCACGGCCTCCGAAGAGCTCGGGCGACCACTTCCCGTGCTCGGGATGCCCGGCTCCGTGATCGGACGCGAGACCCTCGCCGCCGGGCTCCGCTTCGTCGCTGAAGCCTTCGTCGACCGCGGCTACCGCTCCGACGGTTCGCTCGTCCCGCGTGATACCCCCGGGGCACTGGTCACCGATGAGACGGCCGCCGCCCGCCGCGCCGTCTCCCTCGTCCTCGACCGACGCATCACCAGTGTCGACGGTGCCGGCGTCGAACTCGACGCGGTCTCGCTCTGCGTGCACGGCGACACCCCGGGAGCCGTGTCGCTCGCCACGGCGGTCAGGACCGCCCTGCTGGACGCCGGCGTCGCACTGGTCGCGCCGTGGTGA
- a CDS encoding 5-oxoprolinase subunit B family protein, with amino-acid sequence MVNTDTSSGPVLRAMGEEAVLLELGSLEDVLLVHRALAASRPAGLVDLVPAARTVLAVTDARGPALAAVGTWLLATAERALAPGAGGSAVAVEEELARPDVVIHVRYDGPDLRETAELLGMEAADLIAWHTARAWTVAFSGFAPGFAYLVPEREDEMIGRPLEIPRLSVPRTTVPAGSVALAGTFSGVYPRASPGGWRIIGTTDAVLWEDAADPPALLVPGGRVRFVQVAA; translated from the coding sequence GTGGTGAACACGGACACCTCATCGGGACCCGTGCTCCGAGCGATGGGGGAGGAGGCCGTACTCCTCGAACTCGGATCGCTCGAGGACGTGCTGCTCGTGCACCGGGCGCTCGCCGCGTCGCGCCCGGCGGGGCTGGTCGACCTCGTCCCGGCCGCCCGGACCGTGCTCGCCGTGACGGACGCGCGGGGTCCGGCGCTCGCCGCGGTGGGGACCTGGTTGCTCGCGACCGCTGAACGGGCGCTCGCACCCGGCGCGGGAGGCTCGGCGGTCGCTGTCGAGGAGGAGCTGGCGCGGCCGGACGTCGTCATCCACGTCCGCTACGACGGACCGGACCTCCGCGAGACCGCGGAGCTGCTCGGCATGGAGGCAGCGGATCTCATCGCCTGGCACACCGCTCGCGCATGGACCGTCGCCTTCAGCGGCTTCGCGCCGGGATTTGCCTACCTCGTCCCGGAACGGGAGGACGAGATGATCGGCCGGCCACTCGAGATCCCGCGCCTGAGTGTGCCGCGGACGACCGTCCCCGCGGGTTCGGTGGCGCTCGCCGGAACGTTCAGCGGCGTCTATCCGCGTGCCTCCCCGGGCGGGTGGCGCATCATCGGGACGACCGACGCCGTCCTGTGGGAAGATGCAGCGGACCCGCCCGCCCTTCTCGTCCCCGGCGGCCGGGTGCGCTTCGTGCAGGTCGCCGCATGA